The Flavobacterium faecale genome has a segment encoding these proteins:
- a CDS encoding sugar phosphate nucleotidyltransferase — MKIIVPMAGRGSRLRPHSLTVPKPLIPVAGKPIVHRLVEDIAKILKEPIDEIAFVLGDPAFFGDDVVKSLEKLATDLGAKASIYRQDLPLGTGHAIMCAKESLSGPAVIAYADTLIRADFELDPTADAVIWVKQVDEPEAYGVVKLNDKSEIVELVEKPETFVSDLAVIGIYYFKEVADLKKELQNVLDNNIQNGGEYQINDGIKGMMANGKVFKTGSVDEWMDCGNKNVTVETNTRMLGFLQSDGVELVASNVKLENSTIIPPCNIADDVVLINATVGPNVSLGKGCHVTDSTIKNSLIQTHAHIKNADLDNAMIGNHVNFDGKFTSVSIGDYSVLE; from the coding sequence ATGAAAATAATAGTTCCAATGGCTGGACGTGGTTCTCGTCTTCGCCCACATTCTTTGACCGTACCAAAACCATTAATTCCTGTTGCAGGTAAACCAATCGTTCACCGTTTGGTAGAGGATATTGCCAAAATATTGAAAGAACCTATTGACGAAATAGCTTTCGTATTGGGTGATCCTGCTTTTTTTGGTGACGATGTAGTCAAAAGTTTGGAGAAATTGGCAACAGATTTGGGAGCAAAAGCTTCAATTTACCGCCAAGATTTACCGCTAGGAACGGGTCACGCCATTATGTGTGCCAAAGAATCGTTGTCTGGACCTGCAGTTATTGCTTATGCAGATACGTTGATTAGAGCCGATTTTGAATTGGATCCAACTGCCGATGCTGTAATTTGGGTAAAACAAGTAGACGAACCTGAAGCATACGGAGTTGTAAAATTAAACGATAAGTCTGAAATTGTAGAGTTGGTTGAAAAACCAGAGACATTTGTGAGCGACTTAGCCGTAATCGGAATATATTATTTCAAAGAGGTTGCCGATTTGAAAAAGGAGTTACAAAATGTTTTGGACAACAACATCCAAAATGGTGGAGAATACCAAATCAATGACGGTATCAAAGGCATGATGGCTAACGGAAAAGTTTTTAAAACCGGTAGTGTTGACGAATGGATGGACTGCGGAAACAAAAATGTAACGGTAGAGACCAATACTAGAATGCTTGGTTTTCTTCAATCTGATGGTGTGGAATTAGTAGCTTCAAACGTGAAGTTGGAAAACAGTACGATCATTCCGCCTTGTAATATTGCTGATGATGTAGTGTTGATTAACGCTACCGTTGGACCAAATGTTTCATTAGGAAAAGGTTGTCATGTAACTGATAGCACGATCAAAAATAGTTTGATTCAAACGCATGCACATATAAAAAATGCCGATTTAGATAATGCTATGATCGGAAACCATGTAAATTTTGATGGTAAATTCACAAGTGTGAGCATCGGTGATTATTCAGTTTTAGAATAA
- the dut gene encoding dUTP diphosphatase, translated as MKINIINKSQHALPSYETIASAGMDLRANLVEAVTLQPLARTIVKTGLFIELPIGIEAQVRPRSGLAFKNGITVLNSPGTIDADYRGEIGVILVNLSNEPFVINNGERIAQLIIAKHERADWSEVEILSETERGEGGFGSTGVK; from the coding sequence ATGAAAATAAACATTATAAACAAATCACAACATGCTTTGCCGAGTTATGAAACGATAGCTTCTGCAGGCATGGATTTAAGGGCCAATTTGGTTGAAGCGGTAACATTACAGCCACTGGCTAGAACAATCGTTAAAACAGGTCTTTTTATCGAATTACCAATAGGTATCGAAGCACAAGTACGACCAAGAAGCGGACTAGCCTTTAAAAACGGAATAACAGTACTTAACAGTCCTGGTACAATTGACGCCGATTACCGTGGTGAAATTGGAGTGATTTTAGTAAATTTATCCAATGAGCCTTTTGTGATTAACAACGGAGAGCGAATTGCACAGCTTATTATTGCCAAACACGAACGTGCCGATTGGTCTGAGGTCGAAATACTATCTGAAACCGAAAGAGGTGAAGGTGGGTTTGGTAGTACAGGGGTGAAGTAG